The following coding sequences are from one Arthrobacter sp. PvP023 window:
- the ppsA gene encoding phosphoenolpyruvate synthase, whose protein sequence is MTESHVVWFDEIGMEHVPQVGGKNASLGEMTRSLKSRGVRVPDGFATTAAAYRTFIEANGIDAAMRARIAEYRAGETTLRSTGEAIRELFLDSEFPEDIAESIRSHYRTLAERAGLDRLSVAVRSSATAEDLPDASFAGQQETFLNISGERELLDACRRCYASLFTDRAISYREVKGFDHLDVALSIGVQRMVRSDVGASGVMFSIDTDSGFPRAAVISAAWGLGETVVQGSINPDKYVVFKPLLADPRLAPIIEKTLGSKARKMVYSRGGHARTRTVETSAEERSSFVLGDPEILDLARWAVTVEEHYGRPMDMEWARDGATGELFMVQARPETVQARKSGTRFTIHHLRGTGKVLASGAAIGDSIAQGTACVIRSTRDIDSFRDGAILVTEMTDPDWVPVMKRASGIVTDHGGTTSHAAIVSRELGVPAVVGTGNGTSVLGEGQAVTLSCAEGDQGRVYEGTVPFDTEDVDLGALPATRTAVMVNIASPGASFQWWRLPAAGVGLARMEFIISNLIRVHPMALVHPERVTDADEARQIKELTSGYADPREYFVEALALGIAKIAAPYHPHPVIVRLSDFKTNEYAHLIGGSSFEQPEENPMLGFRGASRYYDERYREGFALECAALKRVRETIGFGNVIVMIPFCRTPGEADRVLAVMAANGLVRGENGLQVYMMCEIPSNVVLAEKFAPKFDGFSIGSNDLTQLVLGVDRDSEQLAALFDERDEAVTAMISEAIRKAHAAGIKIGICGQGPSNHPDFAAFLVGEGIDSISLNPDSYLKTVRVIADVEASA, encoded by the coding sequence ATGACTGAAAGCCACGTGGTGTGGTTCGACGAGATCGGCATGGAGCATGTGCCCCAGGTGGGCGGCAAGAACGCCTCGCTGGGGGAGATGACGCGCTCGCTGAAGTCCCGCGGAGTGCGGGTGCCGGACGGCTTCGCCACCACGGCGGCCGCCTATCGCACCTTCATCGAAGCCAACGGCATTGACGCCGCCATGCGCGCCCGGATCGCGGAGTACCGGGCGGGCGAGACGACGCTGCGGTCCACGGGCGAGGCCATCCGGGAGCTGTTCCTGGACAGCGAATTCCCGGAGGACATCGCCGAGTCCATCCGCAGCCATTACCGAACCCTCGCCGAACGGGCGGGACTGGACCGGCTCTCCGTTGCAGTCCGCAGCAGCGCCACGGCGGAGGACCTGCCGGACGCAAGCTTCGCCGGACAGCAGGAGACGTTCCTGAACATTTCCGGGGAACGCGAACTCCTGGACGCCTGCCGGCGCTGCTACGCATCGCTCTTCACGGACCGCGCCATCAGCTACCGGGAGGTCAAGGGTTTCGACCACCTGGACGTGGCCCTTTCCATCGGGGTGCAGCGGATGGTGAGGTCCGACGTCGGCGCCTCCGGTGTGATGTTTTCCATCGACACCGATTCGGGCTTCCCCCGTGCGGCCGTGATCAGCGCCGCCTGGGGCCTCGGCGAAACCGTGGTCCAGGGCAGTATCAACCCGGACAAATACGTGGTGTTCAAGCCGCTCCTGGCGGACCCCCGCCTGGCTCCGATCATCGAGAAGACCCTCGGTTCCAAAGCCCGCAAGATGGTCTACAGCCGGGGCGGCCACGCGCGGACCCGGACGGTTGAAACGTCGGCGGAGGAGCGGAGTTCGTTCGTGCTGGGCGACCCCGAAATCCTGGACCTGGCGCGCTGGGCGGTGACGGTGGAGGAGCACTACGGCCGGCCCATGGACATGGAGTGGGCCCGCGACGGCGCCACCGGGGAACTGTTCATGGTGCAGGCGCGGCCCGAAACCGTGCAGGCGCGCAAGAGCGGGACGCGCTTCACCATCCATCACCTCCGCGGCACGGGCAAAGTCCTGGCCTCCGGCGCAGCGATCGGCGATTCGATCGCGCAGGGCACGGCGTGCGTCATCCGTAGCACCCGGGACATCGACTCCTTCCGCGACGGAGCCATCCTGGTCACGGAGATGACGGACCCGGACTGGGTGCCGGTGATGAAACGGGCCTCGGGGATCGTCACGGACCACGGCGGCACCACCAGCCACGCAGCGATCGTGAGCCGCGAACTGGGCGTTCCCGCCGTCGTCGGAACCGGAAACGGAACCAGCGTCCTGGGCGAGGGCCAGGCAGTGACGCTCAGCTGCGCGGAAGGGGACCAGGGCCGGGTGTACGAAGGCACAGTCCCGTTCGATACCGAGGACGTGGACCTTGGCGCCCTTCCCGCCACCCGCACCGCCGTGATGGTGAACATCGCCAGCCCGGGGGCCTCGTTCCAGTGGTGGCGGCTGCCGGCGGCAGGGGTGGGCCTGGCCCGGATGGAGTTCATCATCAGCAACCTGATCCGGGTCCATCCGATGGCGCTGGTCCATCCGGAGCGCGTCACTGACGCTGACGAAGCCCGGCAGATCAAGGAGCTGACCAGCGGCTACGCGGACCCGCGGGAGTACTTCGTGGAGGCGCTGGCGCTGGGCATCGCCAAAATCGCGGCGCCGTACCACCCGCATCCGGTGATCGTCAGGCTCAGCGACTTCAAGACCAACGAATACGCACACCTGATCGGCGGCAGCTCCTTCGAACAGCCCGAAGAGAACCCCATGCTGGGCTTCCGCGGTGCATCCCGGTACTACGACGAACGCTACCGGGAAGGTTTCGCGCTGGAGTGCGCCGCCCTCAAACGGGTGCGGGAAACCATCGGCTTCGGCAACGTCATAGTGATGATCCCGTTCTGCCGCACACCCGGCGAAGCGGACCGCGTGCTGGCCGTCATGGCGGCGAACGGCCTGGTCCGCGGCGAAAACGGCCTGCAGGTGTACATGATGTGCGAGATCCCCTCCAACGTGGTCCTGGCCGAGAAGTTCGCCCCCAAGTTCGACGGCTTCTCCATAGGTTCCAACGACCTCACGCAACTGGTCCTGGGCGTGGACCGGGACTCCGAGCAGCTGGCAGCCCTTTTCGACGAACGCGACGAGGCCGTCACTGCCATGATCAGCGAAGCCATCCGCAAGGCGCACGCAGCCGGAATCAAGATTGGAATCTGCGGCCAGGGGCCCAGCAACCATCCGGACTTCGCGGCCTTCCTGGTAGGCGAAGGCATCGACTCCATCTCACTCAACCCGGACAGCTACCTCAAGACCGTGCGGGTGATCGCGGACGTGGAGGCGTCGGCCTGA
- a CDS encoding helix-turn-helix transcriptional regulator yields the protein MYFEAVETLAQAPVLARFGYAVSDPTRARILLALSGAPAYPSDLADTLGVSRQSMSNHLTCLRGCGLVIAIPDGRRNRYELADTRLGHAIKDLIGVVLAVDPSCCAPDGECFA from the coding sequence ATGTACTTTGAAGCTGTGGAAACGCTCGCTCAGGCACCCGTACTCGCCCGCTTCGGCTACGCGGTCTCGGACCCGACCCGCGCCAGGATCCTGCTGGCCCTCTCCGGCGCCCCGGCCTACCCCTCTGATCTGGCGGACACCCTCGGGGTCTCCAGGCAGAGCATGTCAAACCATCTGACATGCCTTCGCGGCTGCGGCCTGGTGATTGCCATTCCTGACGGTCGACGCAACCGGTATGAACTCGCGGACACCCGGCTGGGCCACGCGATCAAAGACCTGATTGGCGTGGTCCTCGCGGTTGATCCGTCCTGCTGCGCCCCGGACGGGGAGTGCTTCGCATGA
- a CDS encoding cation-transporting P-type ATPase, translating to MPWFHVSGAAREWQAAAVIAGAGAGALPRPAGLSSEEAALRLRKAGPNRLPQARAVPGWRRLLAEMTHFFAIMLWCAAVLAYIAGMPQLAVAIVVVVVVNGVFAYIQQERAQHAASKLRELLPAMVSVRRDNRIVKVHTTELVPDDAVVLVAGDRVPADLRLALAAGCSVDESMLTGESEPLAKGPGDTVFGGTFLVNGEAEGIVMVTGGDTRLAEIAALTGQVKAPPTPLARELQRIVRITATMALGIGVLFFVLSLLVGISWRDAFLFAIGVAVALVPEGLLPTVTLSLAVGAQRMAQRNALVRNLEAVETLGSTTFICTDKTGTLTQNRMNAVEVWTPEGVLSVIGAGYGPEAEVTGGGAGEARHLSTAALAASVGRAVLHEGKWIAEGDPMEAAIDALATRLAAPGQKPDELEVSHRFAFDPRRLRESAIVGTTLYVKGAPESVIPLCGPEGADRARQMVDRMASHGLRVLAVAERPLPGLPGASFKLEAVEQDLTLLGLIGLHDPPRAEVRLALEAARDAGIKVAMVTGDHAFTAAAIARETGLIGSPELVLEGHTLPEDDAVLTALLDRDGVVVSRVTPEQKLRVARLLQLRGHVVAMTGDGVNDGPALQQADIGVAMGLSGTDVAREAADLVLLDDDFATIIAAVEQGRATYANIRRFLTYHLTDNVAELTPFVIWALSGGRFPLALSVLQILALDIGTDLLPALALGSEAPSKGALKRPPERRHLMDRALMFRVFGLLGPVEALFEMTAYTAVLLGAGWRPGAELPASDVLMAASGAAFTTVVLAQLANAFACRSASAPPWRLGWFSNRLLLWAVLAELGLLAVFLFIGPVATLLGHAPPSPGGLAVALAAMPALIVADWIYKMIRRRGPGPAAPDRPLVPPAGRPAVPPAVQRQVRSKASDPRETGKRGSIHGASGGSSHD from the coding sequence ATGCCGTGGTTCCACGTGTCCGGTGCTGCCCGTGAATGGCAGGCTGCGGCTGTGATTGCCGGTGCCGGTGCCGGTGCGTTGCCGCGGCCCGCCGGACTCAGCTCCGAGGAGGCCGCCCTCCGGCTGCGGAAGGCGGGACCCAACCGGCTGCCGCAGGCCCGCGCCGTCCCGGGCTGGCGCAGGCTGCTGGCCGAGATGACCCACTTCTTTGCCATCATGCTCTGGTGCGCAGCAGTGCTGGCCTACATCGCAGGAATGCCGCAGCTGGCCGTGGCTATCGTGGTGGTGGTGGTGGTGAACGGGGTGTTCGCCTACATCCAGCAGGAGCGGGCACAGCATGCCGCCTCCAAGCTCCGCGAGCTGCTGCCGGCCATGGTGTCGGTCCGCCGCGACAACCGCATCGTCAAGGTCCACACCACCGAACTGGTGCCGGACGACGCCGTGGTGCTGGTGGCGGGTGACCGGGTCCCGGCGGATCTTCGGCTGGCGCTGGCCGCAGGGTGCTCCGTGGACGAGTCAATGCTCACCGGCGAAAGCGAACCCCTGGCCAAGGGCCCGGGGGACACCGTGTTCGGCGGGACCTTCCTGGTCAACGGTGAAGCGGAGGGCATCGTCATGGTCACCGGCGGTGACACCCGGCTCGCGGAAATCGCCGCCCTCACAGGCCAGGTCAAGGCGCCGCCCACCCCGCTGGCCCGGGAACTGCAGCGCATTGTCCGGATCACCGCCACGATGGCCCTGGGCATCGGTGTGCTGTTTTTTGTGCTCTCACTGCTGGTCGGCATTTCCTGGCGGGACGCGTTCCTGTTCGCGATCGGGGTGGCCGTGGCGCTCGTGCCCGAAGGCCTGCTGCCCACGGTCACGCTGTCCCTGGCAGTCGGGGCACAGCGGATGGCGCAGCGCAACGCCCTGGTCCGGAACCTGGAAGCGGTGGAAACCCTCGGCTCCACCACTTTCATTTGCACGGACAAGACCGGCACGCTGACCCAGAACCGGATGAACGCCGTCGAGGTCTGGACCCCGGAAGGGGTGCTCAGCGTCATCGGCGCGGGGTACGGACCCGAGGCCGAGGTCACCGGGGGCGGAGCCGGGGAGGCCCGGCACCTCAGCACTGCTGCATTGGCCGCTTCCGTAGGCCGCGCGGTGCTCCACGAGGGCAAATGGATCGCCGAGGGCGACCCGATGGAGGCCGCCATTGATGCGCTCGCCACCCGGCTGGCAGCTCCCGGGCAGAAACCCGACGAGCTCGAGGTGTCGCACCGCTTTGCCTTCGATCCGCGCCGGCTGCGGGAGTCCGCCATCGTGGGCACCACTCTTTATGTCAAGGGCGCCCCGGAGTCCGTGATTCCGCTGTGCGGCCCGGAAGGCGCGGACCGGGCCCGGCAGATGGTCGACCGGATGGCCTCCCACGGCCTGCGGGTCCTGGCCGTGGCGGAGCGGCCCCTGCCCGGCCTGCCCGGTGCCAGCTTCAAGCTGGAGGCGGTTGAGCAGGATCTGACGCTGCTGGGCCTGATCGGCCTGCATGACCCGCCCCGGGCCGAGGTCCGGCTGGCACTCGAGGCCGCCCGCGATGCGGGAATCAAGGTAGCCATGGTCACCGGCGACCACGCCTTCACCGCCGCCGCCATCGCGCGGGAAACCGGGCTGATCGGATCACCCGAGCTGGTGTTGGAGGGACACACCCTGCCGGAGGACGACGCCGTCCTGACCGCCCTGCTGGACCGCGACGGCGTGGTGGTCAGCCGGGTCACGCCCGAACAGAAACTCCGGGTGGCCCGCCTGCTCCAGCTCAGGGGCCACGTGGTGGCCATGACCGGCGACGGCGTCAACGACGGCCCGGCCCTCCAGCAGGCAGACATCGGCGTGGCCATGGGGCTGAGCGGCACGGACGTCGCCCGCGAGGCGGCGGACCTCGTGCTCCTGGATGACGACTTCGCCACCATCATCGCCGCAGTGGAGCAGGGCCGTGCCACGTACGCGAACATCCGGCGGTTCCTGACGTACCACCTGACGGACAACGTCGCCGAGCTCACCCCGTTCGTTATCTGGGCGCTCTCCGGCGGCCGCTTCCCGCTGGCGCTGAGCGTGCTGCAAATCCTGGCCCTGGACATCGGCACCGACCTGCTCCCGGCGCTGGCCCTGGGCAGCGAGGCCCCCAGCAAGGGCGCGCTCAAACGGCCGCCGGAGCGGAGGCACCTGATGGACCGGGCCCTGATGTTCCGGGTGTTTGGTCTCCTGGGGCCGGTGGAAGCCCTCTTCGAGATGACCGCGTACACCGCCGTGCTCCTGGGTGCGGGGTGGCGCCCCGGCGCGGAACTGCCGGCGTCGGATGTGCTGATGGCCGCCTCGGGTGCCGCGTTCACCACCGTGGTCCTGGCACAGCTCGCCAACGCCTTCGCCTGCCGCAGCGCCTCCGCCCCGCCGTGGCGGCTGGGCTGGTTCAGCAACCGGCTGCTGCTCTGGGCAGTGCTGGCGGAGCTGGGACTGCTGGCGGTGTTCCTGTTCATCGGTCCCGTCGCCACACTGCTGGGCCACGCGCCGCCGTCGCCCGGGGGCCTGGCCGTGGCGCTCGCCGCCATGCCCGCCCTCATCGTTGCGGACTGGATCTACAAGATGATCCGGCGCCGCGGACCTGGCCCTGCCGCTCCGGACCGGCCTCTGGTCCCGCCAGCCGGGCGGCCGGCCGTCCCGCCGGCCGTGCAGCGGCAGGTGAGGTCCAAAGCCTCTGACCCGCGGGAGACGGGCAAACGAGGATCAATCCATGGAGCAAGCGGCGGGAGCAGTCATGACTGA
- a CDS encoding glycosyltransferase family 2 protein, whose protein sequence is MTSEMTERAGDHPAAEVRSGQGIELVVVVMPAHNEDQHLDRALAALRAAADTLQRERPEVEAAITVVLDSCTDRSADIASGYVAADPRFAAVQVRLGSTGASRAAGVLAAGITPGLRTGRIWLANTDADSAVPRNWLVRQVELADAGADAVLGSVEPDPAGTEPAILRRWLERHPFREDHPHIYGANFGVRASAYFAAGGFPRRRVHEDRILVENLRKQAYTVQATDTIRVLTSGRTHARAPQGFGAYLRALALELPVRDVPSLELPRDSGDL, encoded by the coding sequence ATGACCAGCGAGATGACGGAACGGGCAGGGGACCATCCTGCGGCGGAGGTCCGGTCCGGGCAGGGCATCGAGCTGGTGGTGGTGGTGATGCCGGCCCACAACGAGGACCAGCACCTTGACCGGGCGCTGGCGGCGCTCCGTGCCGCCGCCGACACGCTGCAACGTGAACGCCCCGAAGTTGAGGCGGCCATCACTGTGGTGCTCGACAGCTGCACTGACCGGTCCGCGGACATCGCTTCCGGCTACGTTGCCGCCGATCCGCGGTTCGCGGCCGTGCAGGTCAGGCTGGGAAGCACCGGGGCAAGCCGCGCCGCCGGAGTCCTGGCCGCCGGAATCACCCCGGGGCTGCGGACCGGACGCATCTGGCTGGCCAACACCGACGCCGACTCCGCCGTTCCGCGGAATTGGCTGGTGCGCCAGGTTGAACTGGCCGACGCCGGTGCCGACGCCGTCCTGGGATCCGTAGAGCCGGACCCCGCCGGCACGGAGCCCGCGATCCTGCGCCGGTGGCTGGAGCGGCACCCGTTCAGGGAGGACCATCCGCATATCTACGGCGCCAACTTCGGTGTCCGCGCCTCGGCCTACTTCGCGGCCGGCGGCTTTCCCCGCAGACGCGTCCACGAGGACCGGATCCTGGTGGAAAACCTGCGCAAACAGGCCTACACGGTGCAGGCCACGGACACCATCCGGGTGCTGACGTCGGGCCGCACGCATGCCCGCGCACCCCAGGGGTTCGGCGCCTACCTCCGGGCGCTGGCACTGGAGCTGCCGGTGCGGGACGTGCCCTCGCTGGAGCTGCCCCGCGACAGTGGTGACCTTTGA
- a CDS encoding cation diffusion facilitator family transporter — protein sequence MTDLLTAPSPERRAVLSRRIRLFAAATITYNLIEAVVALWAGGAADSSALIGFGLDSVIEVSSALALSWQFSAKDPERREHLTLRIIAVSFFALAAFVTTDAVRALTGGDEPRHSTPGIVIAALSLAIMPVLSWAQRRAGRELGSRTAVADSKQTLLCTYLSAVLLVGLVLNSALGWWWADAGAALVIAGIAVREGINAWRGESCCAGCAPDSTSTPVVVALGTKPADRRPRA from the coding sequence ATGACGGACCTGCTGACCGCACCAAGCCCGGAACGTCGCGCCGTCCTGAGCCGGAGGATCCGGCTGTTCGCAGCCGCGACCATCACCTACAACCTCATCGAAGCTGTCGTGGCGCTCTGGGCCGGCGGGGCCGCTGACTCCTCAGCCCTGATCGGCTTCGGCCTGGACTCAGTCATCGAGGTGAGTTCCGCGTTGGCATTGTCCTGGCAGTTTTCCGCCAAAGACCCGGAACGGCGCGAGCACCTGACCCTGCGGATCATCGCCGTCTCCTTCTTCGCCCTCGCCGCGTTCGTCACCACAGACGCCGTCCGTGCATTAACCGGCGGGGACGAGCCGAGGCACTCAACGCCGGGCATCGTGATCGCGGCGCTGAGCCTGGCGATCATGCCCGTGCTGTCCTGGGCCCAGCGACGCGCAGGCCGGGAACTCGGTTCCCGGACAGCCGTGGCCGATTCCAAACAGACGCTGCTCTGCACCTACCTTTCCGCCGTGCTGCTGGTGGGCTTGGTCCTGAACAGCGCCCTCGGCTGGTGGTGGGCGGACGCCGGCGCCGCCTTGGTCATCGCCGGCATCGCGGTCCGGGAGGGCATCAATGCCTGGCGTGGCGAATCCTGCTGCGCCGGTTGCGCGCCGGACAGCACGTCCACACCCGTCGTCGTGGCGCTCGGAACGAAACCGGCTGACCGTCGGCCCCGGGCGTAG
- a CDS encoding heavy metal translocating P-type ATPase: protein MALLAVAVLVTSGQPVIARFAASGYALAVAAYLSLGMLRRLRQGHWGIDILAVTAIVSTVLVGEFIASMIIVLMMAGGTALEDYAAGRAKSELSALLARVPQTAHRERNGGGNGAPPNGGANGAASNGVVENGAHEDVAATDVRVGDILLVKPGEVVPLDGVLLSDAGTFDESSLTGESLPVERTAGEGIMSGSVNGEAAVRMRVTAVMADSQYSRIVELVKEASESRAPMVRLADRYAIPFTAFAYALGAIAWIVSGSPTRFAEVLVVATPCPLLIAAPVAFLGGMSQAAKAGIIVKYAGVLEQLGKVRTAAFDKTGTLTYGRPSLVAIVTADSMGQDELLRLAGSAEQYSSHVLAASVMEAATSRDLRFETASEALEHATHGVRAVFDGREVVVGKPAFVAEYAPGVVETELVSGQLAIYVGVGGVYVGALVMSDPLRAEARRTLAELTALGVTETVMLTGDALATAQHIAAEVGLTDVRAECLPPDKVEAVKSLPLRPVMMVGDGVNDAPVLAVADVGIAMGARGSTAAGESADVVIILDDLSKAAHAVRIGQRTVRVAMQSIWIGIVLSVGLMVAAAAGFVPAIAGALSQELVDLATILNALRALSPGRHPTPPTGQADASTSAITRTVLR, encoded by the coding sequence ATGGCGTTGCTTGCTGTCGCCGTCCTGGTGACGTCCGGCCAGCCGGTGATCGCCCGGTTTGCCGCCAGCGGCTATGCCCTCGCGGTGGCCGCGTATCTGTCCCTCGGGATGCTGCGGCGGCTGCGCCAAGGGCACTGGGGCATCGATATCCTGGCCGTGACGGCGATTGTCAGCACCGTGCTGGTGGGCGAATTCATTGCCTCCATGATCATCGTGCTGATGATGGCCGGCGGTACGGCCCTTGAGGATTACGCGGCCGGCAGGGCGAAGAGCGAACTCAGCGCGCTGCTGGCGCGCGTCCCGCAGACAGCGCACCGGGAGCGGAACGGCGGCGGCAACGGCGCGCCCCCCAACGGCGGCGCGAACGGCGCTGCCAGCAACGGCGTCGTCGAAAACGGTGCCCACGAGGACGTGGCGGCCACCGACGTCCGGGTGGGAGACATCCTTCTGGTCAAGCCCGGCGAGGTCGTCCCGCTGGACGGTGTGCTGCTTTCCGACGCCGGCACGTTCGACGAATCCTCACTCACCGGTGAAAGCCTGCCGGTGGAACGCACCGCGGGCGAGGGCATCATGAGCGGTTCCGTCAACGGCGAGGCCGCGGTCCGGATGCGCGTCACCGCCGTCATGGCGGACTCGCAGTACAGCCGGATCGTTGAACTCGTGAAGGAGGCGTCGGAGAGCCGCGCCCCCATGGTGCGCCTGGCCGACCGTTACGCCATTCCGTTCACCGCGTTCGCCTATGCACTGGGCGCCATCGCCTGGATCGTCAGCGGCAGCCCCACCCGCTTCGCCGAAGTGCTGGTGGTGGCAACTCCCTGCCCGCTGCTCATCGCGGCGCCGGTGGCTTTCCTGGGCGGCATGAGCCAGGCGGCCAAGGCCGGCATCATCGTCAAGTACGCCGGAGTCCTGGAGCAGCTCGGCAAGGTCCGCACCGCCGCCTTCGACAAGACCGGAACCCTCACCTACGGCCGGCCCTCCCTGGTGGCCATCGTGACGGCCGACTCCATGGGCCAGGACGAACTGCTCCGGCTGGCGGGCTCCGCTGAACAGTACTCCTCCCACGTCCTGGCCGCGTCCGTGATGGAGGCCGCCACCTCACGCGACCTCCGGTTCGAGACGGCCAGCGAGGCGCTGGAACATGCCACGCACGGGGTGCGCGCCGTGTTCGACGGCCGCGAAGTCGTGGTGGGCAAGCCCGCCTTCGTGGCAGAGTACGCGCCCGGCGTCGTGGAAACGGAACTGGTCAGCGGCCAGCTGGCAATCTACGTCGGCGTCGGCGGGGTGTACGTCGGGGCCCTGGTCATGAGCGACCCGCTGCGCGCCGAGGCCCGCCGGACGCTGGCTGAGCTGACCGCGCTGGGGGTCACCGAAACGGTGATGCTGACCGGCGACGCCCTGGCCACGGCCCAACATATCGCCGCCGAGGTGGGCCTCACGGACGTCCGTGCCGAGTGCCTGCCGCCGGACAAAGTGGAAGCGGTGAAGTCCCTTCCGCTGCGTCCCGTGATGATGGTGGGCGACGGCGTCAACGACGCCCCCGTCCTGGCGGTGGCCGACGTCGGAATCGCCATGGGTGCACGCGGTTCCACCGCGGCCGGCGAGTCTGCCGACGTCGTGATCATCCTTGACGACCTGTCCAAGGCGGCGCACGCGGTGCGGATCGGGCAGCGCACTGTCAGGGTGGCGATGCAAAGCATCTGGATCGGCATCGTGCTGAGCGTGGGGCTCATGGTGGCCGCGGCTGCGGGCTTCGTGCCGGCCATCGCCGGCGCCCTGTCGCAGGAACTGGTGGACCTGGCCACCATCCTCAATGCGCTGCGCGCGCTGAGCCCGGGCCGGCACCCGACACCGCCCACAGGTCAGGCCGACGCCTCCACGTCCGCGATCACCCGCACGGTCTTGAGGTAG
- a CDS encoding polysaccharide deacetylase family protein, whose protein sequence is MAGEPPLEPPLEPRRRRLAAVVLLAVAVVAAVVLALILAGAPRGPAPQTGPAPESGASSTFSVSPSSRPSTPAPGVPASSEPPPSPSPGSPGEATDPGPVAPGPTPPPETLPAPQSPPPVAPFPAGLAGQDVELVPGAGPSVALTFDAGANSAGLPSILQTLAGSGVRGTFFLTGAWAAANTAGVAAIVAGGHRVGNHSQTHPDFTGLPDAGIGDQVRAAEQSIVAAGADPRPLFRFPFGARDTRTIAAVNNLGYVPVRWSVDTLGWKGTSGGITARLVADRALSALQPGEIVLMHIGSNPDDGSTLDADALPQMIERMRQAGYGFVTLDSLLAG, encoded by the coding sequence ATGGCTGGCGAACCACCCCTCGAACCTCCGCTCGAACCGCGCCGCCGCCGGCTGGCGGCGGTGGTCCTGCTGGCTGTTGCTGTCGTCGCCGCGGTTGTCCTGGCCCTGATCCTGGCCGGAGCGCCGCGGGGACCGGCCCCGCAAACCGGTCCTGCGCCGGAAAGCGGGGCGTCCTCCACCTTTTCCGTTTCGCCGTCTTCAAGGCCGTCCACCCCGGCCCCGGGGGTCCCGGCGTCGTCGGAGCCCCCGCCGTCCCCCTCGCCCGGAAGTCCGGGTGAAGCGACCGATCCGGGCCCTGTCGCGCCTGGCCCCACACCGCCGCCGGAGACGCTGCCCGCACCGCAGTCCCCTCCGCCGGTTGCCCCGTTTCCTGCCGGCCTGGCCGGGCAGGACGTGGAGCTGGTTCCCGGTGCCGGGCCGTCCGTTGCCTTGACGTTCGACGCGGGCGCCAACTCGGCCGGCCTGCCGTCAATCCTGCAGACCCTGGCGGGTTCCGGAGTCCGCGGGACGTTCTTCCTGACCGGGGCGTGGGCCGCGGCCAATACTGCCGGGGTGGCTGCCATCGTGGCCGGCGGCCACCGGGTGGGCAACCACTCCCAGACCCACCCGGACTTCACCGGGCTGCCGGACGCGGGGATCGGGGACCAGGTCCGCGCGGCGGAGCAGTCAATAGTGGCAGCCGGCGCGGACCCCCGTCCCTTGTTCAGGTTTCCGTTCGGTGCCCGTGACACGCGCACCATCGCAGCTGTGAACAACCTGGGCTACGTGCCGGTGCGCTGGTCCGTGGACACCCTCGGCTGGAAGGGGACCAGCGGCGGCATCACGGCACGGCTGGTGGCGGACCGCGCGCTGTCCGCCCTGCAGCCGGGCGAAATCGTCCTGATGCACATCGGATCCAACCCGGACGACGGCTCCACCCTGGACGCCGATGCCCTGCCGCAGATGATTGAGAGGATGCGCCAGGCCGGCTACGGCTTCGTCACGCTGGACAGCCTGCTTGCAGGATAG